From the Nonlabens marinus S1-08 genome, one window contains:
- a CDS encoding S41 family peptidase: MTPSNVNFKRQILVPILGAVFFFSLASFKNDFFEIAKQIEIFTEMYKQLNMNYVDETNPAHLMDNAIEGMLSDLDPYTTFWTEQEVERAKINSRGEFTGIGANVSTRADKLIILEPWKDYPADKAGLKAGDEIIQIDGTNISDYNENAGELLQGSAGTEVTVTYMRQGKQNKATLKRAAVEIQAVPFFDMATPDIGYVILSKFNEKASRETKEAIKQLKERGAKKIILDLRGNPGGLLSEAVNVSNLFIEKDKLITSTQSTVEKFNKTYLTPRNAYDADIPLAVLINGRSASASEIVSGSIQDYDRGVVIGARSFGKGLVQRPRELSYGTQVKITISRYYTPSGRCIQALDYWNRDEDGNAVRTRKEDYKAFKTINSARTVFDGGGVDPDIKLASAAYSPITTSLLRENAIFDYATQYYYKHQYADLDKIQLTDADFNAFVAWIESRGFDFDTVTESAFAKAYLSAVNEELDDDIATSYKGMMQAIQNAKKKDMRDKKAEIMSLLTDEIVKRYFYREGLYKYQLKYNPEIQAAIKVLNNPAEYRKILS, encoded by the coding sequence ATGACACCTTCTAACGTAAACTTCAAACGACAAATTCTAGTACCTATTCTGGGTGCGGTATTCTTCTTTTCACTTGCCAGTTTCAAAAATGATTTTTTTGAAATCGCTAAGCAAATTGAGATTTTTACAGAGATGTATAAGCAGCTGAACATGAACTATGTGGATGAAACCAATCCGGCACACCTTATGGACAATGCCATTGAGGGCATGTTGTCCGATCTTGATCCCTATACCACTTTCTGGACAGAGCAAGAAGTAGAGCGTGCCAAAATTAATTCTCGTGGCGAGTTCACAGGTATAGGAGCTAACGTCAGCACCAGAGCAGATAAGCTCATCATTCTTGAACCCTGGAAAGATTATCCAGCAGATAAAGCAGGACTCAAAGCAGGGGATGAAATCATCCAGATCGATGGAACCAACATTTCTGACTACAATGAAAATGCTGGAGAATTGCTGCAAGGATCTGCAGGGACTGAAGTTACCGTGACCTACATGCGTCAAGGAAAGCAAAATAAAGCCACCTTAAAACGTGCTGCAGTAGAAATACAAGCAGTCCCGTTCTTTGATATGGCAACGCCTGATATAGGTTACGTTATTCTTTCAAAATTCAACGAGAAAGCCTCTCGAGAAACTAAGGAAGCCATCAAACAGTTAAAGGAGCGAGGAGCCAAAAAGATAATCCTAGACCTGCGTGGCAATCCTGGAGGATTGCTTAGTGAGGCGGTAAATGTTTCCAACCTTTTTATAGAAAAAGATAAGCTGATCACCAGCACTCAATCTACCGTTGAAAAGTTCAACAAGACTTATTTGACACCACGAAATGCATATGATGCAGACATCCCACTAGCGGTTTTGATCAATGGTCGCAGCGCTAGTGCCAGCGAGATTGTGAGCGGTAGTATTCAAGATTATGATCGTGGTGTGGTTATTGGCGCTAGGAGTTTTGGGAAAGGCCTGGTACAGCGCCCTAGAGAGCTGAGTTATGGAACTCAAGTGAAGATTACCATATCTAGATATTACACGCCTAGCGGGCGTTGTATACAGGCTTTGGATTATTGGAACCGGGATGAAGATGGAAATGCCGTACGTACTCGCAAGGAGGACTATAAAGCATTTAAAACAATCAACAGTGCGCGCACCGTGTTTGATGGCGGTGGGGTAGATCCAGACATAAAACTAGCCAGTGCAGCCTACTCTCCTATTACCACTTCATTGTTACGGGAGAATGCGATTTTTGATTATGCCACACAGTATTATTACAAGCACCAGTATGCAGATTTAGATAAAATTCAATTGACTGATGCAGACTTCAATGCATTTGTAGCGTGGATTGAATCTCGTGGATTTGATTTTGATACGGTTACGGAATCCGCTTTCGCGAAAGCGTACCTATCTGCCGTGAATGAAGAGCTCGACGATGATATTGCAACCAGCTATAAGGGCATGATGCAGGCCATCCAAAATGCTAAGAAGAAAGATATGCGCGACAAAAAAGCGGAAATCATGAGTCTGCTTACTGATGAAATTGTAAAACGTTATTTCTATCGTGAAGGTTTGTATAAGTACCAACTTAAATACAATCCTGAAATTCAGGCCGCTATCAAAGTACTCAACAATCCCGCAGAATATCGCAAAATCCTAAGCTGA
- a CDS encoding OmpA family protein — MKSFATLVFTICFVAISSAQLTVEHSIYFDLDKYSLKQSELDAFDAFFKDLLYLPILDVEILGYCDDRGTIEYNQKLSENRVETVAMWLLDHDINLMNIYKEVAGKGEVALDKNSAQYNLIQARAQNRRVDVRFRLEEPAASRLAIPTLLKKDLTAEQRKVIPEYEEKVIYQVRKKSNSDELIPIEDLDEYIYVPTSISPPVNNLEEPFKSLLRKNISSGETIILEDIHFLRGRSTLNPESIPLVKRVIEILQARPNVHFEIHGHVCCIDPRFEDALDRNTMRSDLSYARAKLIYRILLEYQIEPQRMAYRGFGRTKPLGGTDQEDRRVELYITKVE; from the coding sequence ATGAAGTCTTTTGCCACACTTGTATTCACTATTTGCTTTGTGGCAATCAGCTCGGCTCAATTGACGGTCGAGCATAGTATTTACTTTGACCTGGATAAATACAGTTTAAAGCAAAGTGAATTAGACGCTTTTGATGCTTTTTTTAAGGATTTGCTTTATTTACCCATTTTAGATGTAGAAATACTAGGCTATTGTGACGATCGTGGAACCATTGAATACAATCAAAAACTATCTGAAAACCGAGTGGAAACTGTGGCCATGTGGCTGCTGGATCATGACATCAACCTTATGAATATTTATAAGGAAGTAGCTGGTAAGGGTGAGGTTGCTCTTGATAAAAACAGTGCACAATACAATCTCATCCAGGCAAGAGCTCAAAATAGAAGAGTGGATGTACGCTTTAGACTGGAAGAACCTGCGGCAAGCCGGCTGGCCATTCCTACCTTACTCAAAAAAGACTTGACTGCTGAACAACGCAAGGTCATTCCAGAATATGAGGAAAAAGTCATTTACCAAGTGCGTAAAAAATCTAATAGTGATGAACTGATCCCAATTGAGGATTTAGATGAATACATTTATGTACCAACAAGTATCAGCCCTCCTGTAAATAACCTAGAAGAACCTTTTAAATCATTATTGCGCAAGAATATTTCTTCAGGAGAGACGATCATTTTAGAAGATATACATTTCTTGAGAGGGCGTTCGACCTTGAATCCGGAGTCCATTCCCTTAGTTAAAAGAGTCATTGAAATATTACAAGCGAGACCTAATGTTCACTTTGAAATTCATGGCCATGTATGTTGTATCGATCCTAGATTTGAAGATGCGTTAGATCGCAATACTATGAGATCGGACCTTTCCTATGCCAGAGCTAAATTGATTTATAGGATTTTATTAGAGTATCAAATTGAGCCTCAACGTATGGCTTACCGCGGTTTTGGGAGGACAAAGCCTTTGGGCGGCACTGACCAAGAAGATCGAAGGGTAGAATTGTACATCACAAAAGTAGAATAA
- a CDS encoding DUF6428 family protein, whose product MKLSEFIDQLATMDKISFQLEDGSAVPSHFHVTEVGKVHRHFIDCGGKEREETVVNFQLWNADDYDHRLHPEKLQHIIELSQEKLQLPDSEIEVEYQTETIGKFGITYKDDAFVLTTKQTACLAEDACGIPEKKPRLKISSLSSTNSCAPGSGCC is encoded by the coding sequence ATGAAACTATCTGAATTTATAGACCAACTTGCCACCATGGACAAAATCTCCTTCCAACTGGAAGATGGATCAGCCGTTCCCTCACATTTTCACGTGACTGAAGTGGGTAAAGTGCACCGCCATTTTATCGATTGCGGTGGTAAGGAAAGAGAAGAAACTGTAGTGAATTTTCAACTTTGGAATGCAGATGATTACGATCACCGCCTGCACCCTGAAAAATTACAGCACATCATTGAGTTGTCTCAAGAAAAACTACAGCTTCCAGATTCCGAAATTGAGGTGGAGTACCAAACTGAAACCATCGGTAAATTTGGAATTACTTATAAAGATGATGCTTTTGTTTTAACCACAAAGCAAACCGCTTGTCTTGCCGAAGATGCTTGTGGCATTCCAGAGAAAAAACCGCGTCTCAAAATTTCTTCCCTATCATCTACCAACTCGTGCGCACCAGGATCTGGTTGTTGCTAA
- the rnpA gene encoding ribonuclease P protein component, translating into MEFTLGKDKKLKSKKAIDQLFVSGLSIRKGALRLKYTAVEGEENHKVGFSVPKRFFKRAVDRNHVKRLMREAYRLHQNEIIPLENQFYHFMWIYQSNKMPDYDHAERLMNAVIQQLQKSTPNLQEE; encoded by the coding sequence ATGGAGTTCACACTGGGCAAAGACAAAAAATTAAAGAGTAAGAAAGCTATTGATCAGCTTTTTGTAAGTGGCTTGTCCATACGCAAGGGTGCACTGCGACTCAAGTATACAGCAGTGGAAGGTGAAGAGAATCACAAAGTGGGTTTCAGTGTTCCTAAGCGATTTTTTAAGCGCGCGGTAGACCGCAACCATGTAAAAAGATTAATGCGCGAAGCCTATAGATTGCATCAAAATGAAATAATTCCCCTAGAAAATCAGTTCTATCATTTCATGTGGATCTATCAATCGAATAAGATGCCGGATTACGACCACGCGGAACGATTAATGAACGCGGTAATTCAGCAGTTGCAAAAGTCAACTCCCAATCTACAAGAGGAATAA
- a CDS encoding low molecular weight phosphatase family protein, whose amino-acid sequence MHKKLNDYIDALDVSQVTESRKQVLKVLTDFIQSKVGAEQPIHLNFICTHNSRRSHLGQVWSTAMASYFNIPEVLTYSGGTETTAVFPMIIDTLEYQGFEVESLDDTDNPIYSVGYAEEEALYLFSKKYDDESNPESDFAAIMTCSQADENCPFIAGAEKRIAITYEDPKIADGRDDQQKVYLERSAQIATEMKYVFSKVTV is encoded by the coding sequence ATGCATAAAAAATTAAACGATTATATAGACGCTCTAGACGTTTCTCAAGTAACCGAATCTAGGAAGCAGGTTTTAAAAGTCCTGACTGATTTTATTCAATCTAAAGTAGGAGCAGAACAACCCATTCACCTCAATTTTATTTGTACCCATAACTCCAGACGTAGTCATTTAGGCCAAGTCTGGTCAACGGCGATGGCCAGTTATTTCAACATTCCAGAGGTACTCACATATTCAGGAGGTACTGAAACCACTGCGGTTTTCCCGATGATCATTGATACTCTAGAATACCAAGGTTTTGAGGTAGAATCTCTGGACGATACAGATAACCCTATTTACAGCGTTGGTTATGCAGAAGAAGAAGCTTTGTACCTCTTTTCTAAAAAATACGATGATGAAAGCAATCCAGAAAGCGACTTTGCCGCCATCATGACCTGCTCTCAAGCTGATGAAAATTGTCCATTTATTGCTGGAGCTGAGAAACGCATTGCAATTACCTATGAAGATCCTAAAATCGCTGATGGTAGGGATGACCAACAAAAAGTCTATCTGGAACGCAGTGCCCAAATCGCAACTGAAATGAAGTATGTGTTCTCAAAAGTAACTGTCTAA
- a CDS encoding ArsR/SmtB family transcription factor, with product MGLTKNEIFTDEINAVSAFAKAIGHPARLIIIKYLLQRETCVCGDLVKEIGLAQPTISQHLKALKEAGIVQGTVEGTSTCYCINTAHWNAMNTKLQSHLKPVPNDSKNCC from the coding sequence ATGGGACTGACTAAAAATGAAATTTTTACGGATGAGATCAATGCGGTTTCCGCTTTCGCGAAAGCGATAGGCCACCCAGCTCGATTGATCATCATCAAATACTTACTACAACGAGAAACTTGCGTTTGTGGCGATCTGGTAAAAGAAATTGGACTGGCACAACCTACCATTTCACAGCACCTAAAGGCCTTGAAAGAAGCAGGTATCGTGCAAGGAACGGTAGAAGGAACCAGTACTTGTTATTGTATCAATACCGCACACTGGAACGCTATGAATACCAAATTGCAAAGTCACCTAAAACCTGTTCCAAACGATTCTAAAAACTGCTGTTAA